Genomic DNA from Novipirellula galeiformis:
TGCTTGCTTTTCTTGTCTTGCCCCCGATGTTTCTCTTTCTACCGATTGCACTTCTTGAAGGTTGCAGAAGTGCCACGCCCTCATTGCGTCAAAACGCTTCGGTCAGCACCGTCGGATCCCATACCGACGACAAAAAACTATCGATACCGTACGCGAAAAATGCAGTCAAAGAACGTCTGAAATCGCCTTCAAGTGCTTCATTCCCCTGGGGAAGTGACAACTATAAAGTTTCGAATCTAGGTGATCGCTGGATGGTGTCGGGATACGTTGATGCTGAGAATGGCTTCGGAGCCAAGATCCGTCGACACTGGATTGTTGAACTGGAAAAAGACCATTCGTTCGGTGATTTTGTAGTGCAAAGCGTGGTGTTCCTCTAAGGGAATCGGTGCCCGCCACTTCGTTCCTGCTATCCCGATAGGGATAAAAGCCACTCGCGGTAGGTAAGCGAAACGCCAGCTACGGAAGTTGTTGCACAAAAGCGATTCCGACCCTGTTCAGGGTCGGGTAGGCGAATGGATTCGTTTTCCGGTGCTGTTCGCTGCGGTTACGCGGATTCGAGGTCGCTTGGTTTGCGTCCAAACGCGACGCCCGCTGCGATGAAGGCCGCTTGAGAGGCGATGTACAGACTCAACCACATCAACACGCCGGAGGTGAAACCGTAGCTATGCAGTCCAATGCCGAGTTCGTTTGTACCGAACCAGCTCCACGCAGTGACGATGTTACCGCCAATCGCCAGCACACAGAAACCACGAGCTTTGACCATCCCGTCCCAGCGTGCATGAAGCATCAACGCGTTCCAGATCACGATCAGTAGGGCGCCGTTTTCTTTCGGATCCCAGCCCCAGAAGCGTCCCCAGCTATCGTCGGCCCAGAGTCCACCGAGGACCGTGCCAACGAAGCTGAACAGGATGCCGAAACAGGCGGCACCGTAACACATCCGGTAGAGATCCTTCATCATCTTGGCGTCTTTGCCCACCCAGCCTGCAATCAAGTAGCCAATCCCGATCGTGCCGGCGACGAGCGTGGCGACGTACCCGAGTGTAACGCTGATCACATGGGTGGCTAACCAGAACTGAGTATCGAGGACCGCTTGCAGTACCGGCATCGTGTCACCGGAGTTCAGCCCGTAGGCCACTAGCAGCGACAGCATGCCCCCGGTTGCCGACAACAGGTTGCCGGTGCCGTATTTGAAGATCCGTTCGACGACCAAGCCAAACAACACGGCGGCCCAGCCGATGAACACGGCCGAGGAGTACAAGTTGATCACCGGGGCACGGCCGGTGATCACGATCCGGCACAAAATCGTGAACGTATGAATGGCCAATGCAATCGCGAGGGTGCCCCAAACCGCTTGGCGCATCCGTGGCAAATGGAACAGAAAGTAGAACAACGCCAAGACGGTCGAGACGAGGTAGAGAAACATCGTCACGCCCGTGGGCCAATTCGATTGCATCCATCGTTCCAGCGAGACCATGCCTTTGTCATAACCGGGGATGGTGTAACCTTGCACTGCGGCGAGATGGTCGTCCACGGCGGTGTTGAATCCGACGGTGTCTTGTTGGTCATAGGTTTTGATCATTTGACCAAACGACTCGATCCCAGGGCGAGGCGGGATGTCGGTTCCGAACGTGTTCTTGGCCATCTCGAAAAACGCAGGCGCGTAAGCTGACCAACGAGGGTCATCGACCGCTTCGGAGGCGGTTTGTTCGGCGGGAGGCACGATCGCCGGCGCCGGCATCTTGGCGAGACTTTCCATTCTCATTTCAAGTTCGCGAAGGGCAAAGAGTTGCTGGGTTTGTTCGTCGGTTCCGTCTGGGAAAAAACTGGCGGGGAACCGTGACGGAGTCGGAATGCGAAACGCAGCGGCGGTCAACGTGTATTGACGGGTGCGGCGATCGAGTTCGATCAACTTCTTTTCTTTGAAGGATTGGTGGAGGGACTCCTTCTTCGACGCGGCTTCGACAAGCTTGGATGCAGCATCCCAATGCTCGCGAATTTCGTTGAGGGAAAACAGTTTGCTCTTACGCCGCTCGAGTCCAAGTTCGCTGCGTACCTCTTCCGCATCGATGCGGAACATCGGCAAATCGTGAAGATGCGTATCGTCGACCGCGACTTCCATCAACCACTGCATCGCCGACAACGATTTGCCGGAGACCCGTGCTTTGATTTCCACGGGAGCGCTGGCGAGCGACAGCGACTCGCGATTGCTGATCGCTTTGAGGGTTTGACGTGCGTACGCGTCTAGCGGCATCACGCGGCCGCCAAATTGAGTCGGGATTTTGCCCGCTGAGTAGAAGTCGAATTGTTTCATCCGTTCGCTCGGACGCATCGAGTTCATCACCGCAGGCCAAGGAATCAACATCATCAGTGCGATTCCCGCAAGTCCGCCGACGGTGGCAAACACAGGCCACTTTGACGGCGGTGATTGGTTGAATTCCGCGAGCGCGGCGAGCTCTTTTCGGTTTTCACGTTCGCGTCGATCCAGGAATCGCGTCAGCGTGCCGAGAAAGTGAACTAGCATGCCGAGGGCCGTGATGCTGCACGCGACGTAGGGAATCAACCAACCCGAGTTGCGAACGACTTGGATTCCGGTCATCTCTTTACCACCGGGAAGTGGCGTGTAGTTCGATTGATAAAACGTTTCACCGCGATAGCGAAGCGGATTGTTCATCCACACACGGTCCTTGCGGTCTTCGCCAGTTTCCGTGTCGATGATGCGAATGAACGATGAGTAATCGCGGGGCGTATCACTGCCGCTGTAGTTCACTCGTCGAACGTCTTCGAGTTGCACCCAATACGGTTTGACTTCGCGATGGAACCGCAGGCCAATGTCGTAGCTCTTGTCGTTCACGGTGACCGAATCAAATTCATCCTTGACCGTTTCGCCAGGGACTAACATTTGTCGATCCGAAATGACTTGACTGACCAAGTGGGTGCTAATCGATTCGCCTGATGTTTTGTCGATCAATTCGACGTAAGCGGATGGAACATTGATCGCGCCATCGGTTCCTCCTGCTTTGGTTAACGAAACGGCTTTGACTTCCAAGCCGATCCCGGCGGTGGCGATGTTGCCGTCCTTGTCGGCTTTCTTCAACGTCGAGTTGGGAAAGAATTCAATGACTTTTACGTTGACCGGGAGTGCCTCGTC
This window encodes:
- the ccsA gene encoding cytochrome c biogenesis protein; this encodes MATIPSQSEYVDHETEDSFGEFSHVTLRWLGSLKFTVTLFALSLIIVLVGTLAQDEMNMLEVKQRYFLSWIAPLHLDDFVPQAFYRHSTPLPGVIPFPGGALIGLLLMVNLIAAKITRFKINASGSKLMLGIGFFIAGLIATGFVVMAGHNSDGLQGTPPISYDALWVCVLVSTGLIAAGFVVAGTQVRNAKLAMLMYQIGGLIALTLVLGLIYGFRIGDPGLRIVWQLTKGLGVGGLLLAGCLLVFKKQGGNVLLHLGVGLLMVGQFAFGDRQLEQRLSLVEGESTNTLINLDVAELTFIERLDGVDQVIGIPGSRLQQAADSDAVIQDEALPVNVKVIEFFPNSTLKKADKDGNIATAGIGLEVKAVSLTKAGGTDGAINVPSAYVELIDKTSGESISTHLVSQVISDRQMLVPGETVKDEFDSVTVNDKSYDIGLRFHREVKPYWVQLEDVRRVNYSGSDTPRDYSSFIRIIDTETGEDRKDRVWMNNPLRYRGETFYQSNYTPLPGGKEMTGIQVVRNSGWLIPYVACSITALGMLVHFLGTLTRFLDRRERENRKELAALAEFNQSPPSKWPVFATVGGLAGIALMMLIPWPAVMNSMRPSERMKQFDFYSAGKIPTQFGGRVMPLDAYARQTLKAISNRESLSLASAPVEIKARVSGKSLSAMQWLMEVAVDDTHLHDLPMFRIDAEEVRSELGLERRKSKLFSLNEIREHWDAASKLVEAASKKESLHQSFKEKKLIELDRRTRQYTLTAAAFRIPTPSRFPASFFPDGTDEQTQQLFALRELEMRMESLAKMPAPAIVPPAEQTASEAVDDPRWSAYAPAFFEMAKNTFGTDIPPRPGIESFGQMIKTYDQQDTVGFNTAVDDHLAAVQGYTIPGYDKGMVSLERWMQSNWPTGVTMFLYLVSTVLALFYFLFHLPRMRQAVWGTLAIALAIHTFTILCRIVITGRAPVINLYSSAVFIGWAAVLFGLVVERIFKYGTGNLLSATGGMLSLLVAYGLNSGDTMPVLQAVLDTQFWLATHVISVTLGYVATLVAGTIGIGYLIAGWVGKDAKMMKDLYRMCYGAACFGILFSFVGTVLGGLWADDSWGRFWGWDPKENGALLIVIWNALMLHARWDGMVKARGFCVLAIGGNIVTAWSWFGTNELGIGLHSYGFTSGVLMWLSLYIASQAAFIAAGVAFGRKPSDLESA